A genome region from Populus alba chromosome 5, ASM523922v2, whole genome shotgun sequence includes the following:
- the LOC118061823 gene encoding sterol 3-beta-glucosyltransferase UGT80B1 isoform X1 has product MVNDRFDHPLKHSEEEGLGRNYDPNKSFDQTSGGDESVTIDYVSSEEQSEAGSSQEAEKQKTKSGKQPLALEIFKSKKLNFPPPRRGLNQFITAPVDDHSHQLFDDDDNNITFYRSKTENRASRYELKLNRLSEREKKKLIIELVKIQNDGTVEVDIDENAPVASELLELHSVEGASFYVNDSISCSKKSIPRLKIAMLVVGTRGDVQPFLAIAERLQEFGHHVRLATHANFSSFVRSAGVDFYPLGGDPRVLAGYMARNKGFIPSAPGEISTQRKQLKAIIESLLAACTEPDMETGMPFKAQAIIANPPAYGHVHVAEALRIPIHIFFTMPWTPTYEFPHPLARVPQSAGYWLSYIVVDLLIWWGMRGYINEFRKRKLKLPPIAYFSTYHGSISHLPTGYMWSSHLVPKPSDWGPLVDVVGYCLLNLGSKYEPKEEFLQWIQKGTEPIYIGFGSMPLDDPKNTMDIILEALKDTGQRGIVDQGWGDLGNFMEVPDSVFLLKDCPHDWLFPQCAAVVHHGGAGTTAMGLRAGCPTTIVPFFGDQFFWGDRVHKKGLGPAPIPIARLSAESLSNAIRFMREPEVKSRAVELAKLIENEDGVGAAVDAFHRHLPPELPLPASSSEDNELPNPLQWFFIQIEKWCCLSCS; this is encoded by the exons ATGGTTAATGATAGATTTGATCATCCATTAAAACATTCAGAAGAGGAAGGACTGGGCAGGAACTATGATCCGAATAAGAGTTTTGATCAGACCAGTGGAGGTGATGAATCAGTGACAATTGATTACGTGTCTTCGGAGGAACAATCTGAAGCAGGTTCTTCTCAGGAAGCAGAGAAGCAGAAGACAAAGTCAGGGAAGCAGCCATTAGCTCTAGagattttcaaatcaaaaaaattgaattttcctcCACCTCGAAGAG GCTTGAATCAGTTCATCACTGCTCCTGTTGACGATCACAGTCATCAGctgtttgatgatgatgataataatattacatTCTATAGATCCAAGACGGAGAACAGGGCTTCAAGGTATGAGCTAAAATTGAATAGACTGTCAGAGCGTGAAAAG AAGAAACTAATCATAGAGCTAGTCAAGATACAAAACGACGGAACAGTTGAGGTTGATATAGATGAAAATGCTCCTGTTGCTTCGGAGTTGTTAGAGCTTCACTCAGTTGAAGGGGCGTCCTTTTATGTCAATGATAGCATTTCTTGTTCTAAGAAATCAATTCCAAGATTGAAAATTGCTATGCTAGTGGTTGGGACAAGAGGAGATGTCCAGCCCTTTCTAGCTATTGCAGAAAGACTTCAG GAATTTGGTCATCATGTTAGGCTGGCAACTCATGCTAACTTCAGCAGTTTTGTAAGATCAGCTGGTGTAGATTTTTATCCTTTGGGCGGTGATCCTCGGGTATTGGCAGGAT ATATGGCAAGAAACAAAGGTTTCATCCCATCTGCACCAGGAGAAATATCCACACAGAGGAAGCAACTGAAGGCCATTATTGAATCTCTTCTTGCAGCATGCACAGAACCAGATATGGAAACTGGCATGCCTTTCAAAGCCCAGGCAATTATTGCAAACCCTCCAGCATATG GACATGTACATGTTGCTGAAGCTCTTCGTATCCCAATTCACATTTTCTTCACAATGCCTTGGAC GCCAACATATGAATTTCCTCATCCTTTAGCACGTGTACCTCAAAGTGCTGGTTATTGG CTTTCATACATAGTTGTGGATTTACTGATATGGTGGGGAATGAGAGGCTATATAAATGAATTCCGGAAAAGAAAGTTGAAGCTTCCACCGATCGCGTACTTCAGTACGTACCATGGATCAATATCTCATCTGCCAACTGGTTATATGTGGAGTTCCCATCTTGTGCCAAAGCCAAGTG ACTGGGGGCCTTTAGTTGATGTTGTTGGTTATTGTTTATTAAATCTTGGATCAAAATATGAACCTAAAGAAGAGTTCCTGCAATGGATTCAGAAAGGAACTGAACCCATATATATTGGATTCGGGAGCATG CCTCTTGATGATCCCAAGAATACTATGGACATAATACTGGAGGCTTTGAAAGATACTGGACAAAGAGGAATAGTTGATCAAGGTTGGGGAGATCTTGGAAATT TTATGGAAGTACCTGACAGTGTCTTCCTTTTGAAGGATTGCCCTCATGATTGGTTGTTTCCTCAATGTGCTGCTGTG GTTCATCATGGTGGTGCTGGAACCACGGCAATGGGACTAAGAGCTGGg TGCCCGACAACTATAGTGCCATTCTTTGGCGATCAGTTCTTCTGGGGTGATCGGGTGCATAAAAAAGGACTAGGACCTGCACCAATACCAATAGCTAGGCTCAGTGCTGAGAGCCTTTCAAATGCAATAAGATTCATGCGAGAGCCTGAG GTGAAATCTCGAGCTGTGGAATTGGCTAAGTTGATAGAAAATGAAGATGGTGTTGGAGCTGCAGTTGATGCATTTCACCGGCATTTGCCTCCCGAGCTACCCTTGCCTGCCTCATCTTCAGAGGACAATGAACTGCCGAACCCCCTGCAATGGTTTTTTATCCAAATTGAAAAGTGGTGCTGCCTATCCTGTTCATGA
- the LOC118061823 gene encoding sterol 3-beta-glucosyltransferase UGT80B1 isoform X2 codes for MVNDRFDHPLKHSEEEGLGRNYDPNKSFDQTSGGDESVTIDYVSSEEQSEAGSSQEAEKQKTKSGKQPLALEIFKSKKLNFPPPRRGLNQFITAPVDDHSHQLFDDDDNNITFYRSKTENRASRYELKLNRLSEREKKKLIIELVKIQNDGTVEVDIDENAPVASELLELHSVEGASFYVNDSISCSKKSIPRLKIAMLVVGTRGDVQPFLAIAERLQEFGHHVRLATHANFSSFVRSAGVDFYPLGGDPRVLAGYMARNKGFIPSAPGEISTQRKQLKAIIESLLAACTEPDMETGMPFKAQAIIANPPAYGHVHVAEALRIPIHIFFTMPWTPTYEFPHPLARVPQSAGYWLSYIVVDLLIWWGMRGYINEFRKRKLKLPPIAYFSTYHGSISHLPTGYMWSSHLVPKPSDWGPLVDVVGYCLLNLGSKYEPKEEFLQWIQKGTEPIYIGFGSMPLDDPKNTMDIILEALKDTGQRGIVDQGWGDLGNFMEVPDSVFLLKDCPHDWLFPQCAAVVHHGGAGTTAMGLRAGCPTTIVPFFGDQFFWGDRVHKKGLGPAPIPIARLSAESLSNAIRFMREPEVIAMCSTWKSRFI; via the exons ATGGTTAATGATAGATTTGATCATCCATTAAAACATTCAGAAGAGGAAGGACTGGGCAGGAACTATGATCCGAATAAGAGTTTTGATCAGACCAGTGGAGGTGATGAATCAGTGACAATTGATTACGTGTCTTCGGAGGAACAATCTGAAGCAGGTTCTTCTCAGGAAGCAGAGAAGCAGAAGACAAAGTCAGGGAAGCAGCCATTAGCTCTAGagattttcaaatcaaaaaaattgaattttcctcCACCTCGAAGAG GCTTGAATCAGTTCATCACTGCTCCTGTTGACGATCACAGTCATCAGctgtttgatgatgatgataataatattacatTCTATAGATCCAAGACGGAGAACAGGGCTTCAAGGTATGAGCTAAAATTGAATAGACTGTCAGAGCGTGAAAAG AAGAAACTAATCATAGAGCTAGTCAAGATACAAAACGACGGAACAGTTGAGGTTGATATAGATGAAAATGCTCCTGTTGCTTCGGAGTTGTTAGAGCTTCACTCAGTTGAAGGGGCGTCCTTTTATGTCAATGATAGCATTTCTTGTTCTAAGAAATCAATTCCAAGATTGAAAATTGCTATGCTAGTGGTTGGGACAAGAGGAGATGTCCAGCCCTTTCTAGCTATTGCAGAAAGACTTCAG GAATTTGGTCATCATGTTAGGCTGGCAACTCATGCTAACTTCAGCAGTTTTGTAAGATCAGCTGGTGTAGATTTTTATCCTTTGGGCGGTGATCCTCGGGTATTGGCAGGAT ATATGGCAAGAAACAAAGGTTTCATCCCATCTGCACCAGGAGAAATATCCACACAGAGGAAGCAACTGAAGGCCATTATTGAATCTCTTCTTGCAGCATGCACAGAACCAGATATGGAAACTGGCATGCCTTTCAAAGCCCAGGCAATTATTGCAAACCCTCCAGCATATG GACATGTACATGTTGCTGAAGCTCTTCGTATCCCAATTCACATTTTCTTCACAATGCCTTGGAC GCCAACATATGAATTTCCTCATCCTTTAGCACGTGTACCTCAAAGTGCTGGTTATTGG CTTTCATACATAGTTGTGGATTTACTGATATGGTGGGGAATGAGAGGCTATATAAATGAATTCCGGAAAAGAAAGTTGAAGCTTCCACCGATCGCGTACTTCAGTACGTACCATGGATCAATATCTCATCTGCCAACTGGTTATATGTGGAGTTCCCATCTTGTGCCAAAGCCAAGTG ACTGGGGGCCTTTAGTTGATGTTGTTGGTTATTGTTTATTAAATCTTGGATCAAAATATGAACCTAAAGAAGAGTTCCTGCAATGGATTCAGAAAGGAACTGAACCCATATATATTGGATTCGGGAGCATG CCTCTTGATGATCCCAAGAATACTATGGACATAATACTGGAGGCTTTGAAAGATACTGGACAAAGAGGAATAGTTGATCAAGGTTGGGGAGATCTTGGAAATT TTATGGAAGTACCTGACAGTGTCTTCCTTTTGAAGGATTGCCCTCATGATTGGTTGTTTCCTCAATGTGCTGCTGTG GTTCATCATGGTGGTGCTGGAACCACGGCAATGGGACTAAGAGCTGGg TGCCCGACAACTATAGTGCCATTCTTTGGCGATCAGTTCTTCTGGGGTGATCGGGTGCATAAAAAAGGACTAGGACCTGCACCAATACCAATAGCTAGGCTCAGTGCTGAGAGCCTTTCAAATGCAATAAGATTCATGCGAGAGCCTGAGGTAATTGCAATGTGTTCTACATGGAAGAGTCGATTCATATAA